In one Arachis duranensis cultivar V14167 chromosome 9, aradu.V14167.gnm2.J7QH, whole genome shotgun sequence genomic region, the following are encoded:
- the LOC107465531 gene encoding uncharacterized protein LOC107465531: protein MIPACFGQPNTPSSSGISQQLQNVVTRIYQTQLCNNNNNTTCLTLSWSRTLFSHSLTIYAPQTFSITIPLRPPTFPFFRTRPGSKSIYLAGRKQKPSQKIKIYWDFSNARFFQNHAEPESCFYLAIWCNGRLELFLGDLIQNQQAPCDQVLLSRREHVFGTMSYVSRGVFLGSKHEIEIECINNGGVLRVKVDGEVCLVVKRLAWKFRGNEKIFIDGVEVEFYWDVLRWVVNNSNGGNGNKHGHGVFVFQVGDGAVWPEMVGPEKRLMRKSLPGSTTVGAPSVLPLLSPASSSGVLQWAEESSDGGRSSCSSSTRSCGGNGNGGGFSLLLYAWRIE from the coding sequence ATGATCCCTGCTTGTTTCGGCCAACCCAACACACCATCAAGCTCAGGTATTTCCCAACAGTTACAAAACGTTGTAACACGCATATACCAAACACAACTTtgcaataacaacaataacacaACGTGCCTCACTCTAAGCTGGTCAAGAACACTTTTTTCTCATTCTTTAACCATTTATGCACCACAGACATTCTCCATAACCATACCTCTAAGGCCACCAACTTTCCCATTCTTCAGAACAAGACCAGGATCGAAATCCATCTACCTCGCCGGGCGGAAACAGAAGCCATCACAGAAGATCAAGATTTACTGGGATTTCTCCAATGCAAGATTCTTCCAGAACCATGCTGAGCCAGAGTCATGCTTCTACCTAGCAATATGGTGCAATGGAAGGCTTGAATTATTTCTTGGTGATCTCATTCAGAATCAACAAGCGCCCTGTGATCAGGTTCTGCTTTCCAGAAGAGAGCATGTGTTTGGAACAATGAGTTATGTGTCAAGGGGTGTGTTCTTGGGTTCTAAACATGAGATAGAGATTGAGTGCATCAATAATGGAGGGGTGTTAAGAGTGAAAGTGGACGGTGAAGTTTGCTTGGTTGTGAAGAGGCTTGCATGGAAGTTCAGAGGGAATGAGAAGATCTTCATTGATGGGGTAGAAGTTGAGTTCTATTGGGATGTGCTGCGTTGGGTGGTTAATAATAGCAATGGTGGAAATGGGAATAAACATGGCCATGGTGTGTTTGTGTTTCAAGTTGGTGATGGTGCTGTATGGCCTGAAATGGTGGGTCCAGAGAAAAGGTTGATGAGGAAGAGCTTGCCCGGAAGCACTACGGTGGGGGCACCGTCGGTGCTGCCATTGCTGTCGCCTGCGTCGAGTTCAGGAGTGTTGCAGTGGGCAGAGGAGAGTAGTGATGGAGGGCGGAGCTCATGTTCTTCATCAACAAGGTCTTGTGGTGGTAATGGTAATGGTGGTGGGTTCTCTTTGTTGCTCTATGCTTGGagaatagaataa